From the Pieris napi chromosome 20, ilPieNapi1.2, whole genome shotgun sequence genome, one window contains:
- the LOC125059614 gene encoding N-acetylgalactosamine kinase: protein MTTTNGNSDTVPIKGVPCNNRIEALTKHFYDEFGCKPTYFVRIPGRVNIIGEHIDYCGYPVLPMALEQDILVAADLTKDSKLYLRNINSKYEKFDLKINMFEDIDIKPDSNGKPFWYNYVLCGIKGGLEFINNEMIHGIRLFVDGIIPPASGLSSSSALVSAACLAFLYAQGASLNKIEIATLCAKSERYIGTQGGGMDQAIAFLAEKYSAQYITWQPLKATPVALPEEASFVVAHSLAEANKAATNDYNRRVIECRLAARILLTSSDVTANQKVITLCQAQNILGKTLTEMVDLVHDFLPKEMYTKTEVCSILDIDENTMNNLYLTPNTSHLNEFKLKQRALHVFEEALRVEDFRKTCTQTTVNGKTAHTNGSNGVTKDATETTIVKLGKLMCSSHDSLKNLYECSHENLDRLVDISRKMNVHCRLTGAGWGGCVVALCPNDKVNEYIEMLKDEFYVKHCDIEKSKANAYVFATTPNYGAIIYDNRY, encoded by the coding sequence ATGACCACAACAAATGGAAATAGTGACACGGTACCAATAAAAGGCGTTCCATGTAATAACAGAATTGAAGCTCTCACTAAACATTTTTACGATGAATTTGGATGCAAACCTACATATTTTGTTCGAATACCAGGCCGAGTTAATATTATTGGTGAACATATTGATTACTGCGGCTATCCAGTGTTGCCCATGGCATTGGAACAAGATATTTTAGTTGCTGCCGATCTTACAAAAGATTCAAAACTGTATCTACGAaacataaatagtaaatatgaAAAGTTTGACCTAAAAATTAACATGTTTGAAGACATCGATATTAAACCGGATTCTAATGGAAAACCATTTTGGTATAATTATGTCCTTTGTGGTATAAAGGGAGGTTTGGAGttcataaataatgaaatgattCACGGAATACGTTTATTTGTTGACGGAATAATTCCTCCAGCTTCAGGATTGTCCAGCTCTTCGGCTTTAGTCAGTGCAGCGTGTTTAGCGTTTTTGTACGCGCAAGGAgcaagtttaaataaaatagaaatagcaACTCTATGCGCAAAGAGTGAACGATATATTGGAACGCAAGGAGGTGGTATGGACCAAGCTATAGCATTTCTAGCAGAAAAATATAGTGCTCAGTACATTACATGGCAGCCTTTGAAAGCTACACCTGTAGCTTTACCAGAAGAAGCATCCTTTGTCGTTGCACATAGCTTAGCTGAAGCCAACAAAGCAGCCACTAATGACTATAATCGGAGAGTTATAGAGTGTAGATTAGCTGCTCGAATCCTTTTAACTTCCTCTGACGTCACTGCAAATCAAAAGGTCATAACGCTATGTCAAGCGCAGAACATTTTGGGCAAAACATTAACTGAAATGGTAGATTTAGTGCACGACTTTTTACCCAAAGAAATGTACACTAAGACTGAAGTGTGTAGTATATTAGATATTGATGAAAATacaatgaataatttatatttaacaccGAATACGAGCCATTTAAacgaatttaaattgaaacaaaGAGCACTTCACGTCTTCGAAGAAGCCTTGAGAGTTGAAGATTTTCGCAAGACGTGTACGCAAACCACTGTTAATGGAAAAACTGCTCATACTAATGGATCAAATGGCGTAACTAAAGATGCCACTGAGACTACTATAGTCAAGCTCGGTAAGCTAATGTGCAGTAGTCATGATAGCCTGAAAAATCTTTACGAATGCTCACATGAAAATTTAGATCGACTCGTAGACATATCGCGTAAAATGAATGTACATTGTAGATTAACAGGAGCGGGGTGGGGAGGCTGTGTTGTCGCTTTATGTCCCAATGACAAAGTTAATGAATACATTGAAATGCTAAAAGATGAGTTTTACGTAAAACATTGCGATATCGAAAAAAGCAAAGCCAATGCCTACGTTTTCGCAACAACGCCAAATTACGGGGCTATCATTTACGATAATagatattaa